Proteins encoded in a region of the Devosia sp. RR2S18 genome:
- a CDS encoding TIGR02391 family protein — translation MPSLLEGVRQFREYLLEVGAAQSTLNLPAPRMLAYVASDDELDPQNLFGALITEPEIVNVSRDLFVSGHFSLAIQEALKALEKVIQTKAGNNLSGTSLMEQVFSPKVPLLVWSARRTRSEQDEQLGYHRLFSGAVLGIRNPCAHEFKWVDDAETGLEILCFAQHLLKKAKVASRTEDVVADCP, via the coding sequence ATGCCAAGCTTACTTGAAGGTGTGCGCCAGTTTAGAGAGTACTTACTTGAGGTCGGTGCGGCCCAGTCCACGCTGAATCTGCCTGCACCTAGAATGCTCGCATATGTGGCTTCCGATGACGAGCTTGATCCCCAGAATCTCTTTGGCGCACTGATAACCGAGCCAGAGATCGTCAATGTTTCTCGTGATCTATTTGTGTCGGGGCATTTTTCCTTGGCTATTCAGGAAGCGCTGAAAGCGTTGGAGAAGGTCATTCAAACGAAGGCGGGAAACAACTTAAGCGGAACATCACTGATGGAGCAGGTTTTCAGTCCGAAGGTGCCTTTGCTTGTTTGGTCCGCTCGTAGGACTCGGAGCGAGCAGGACGAACAGTTGGGCTATCACCGCCTGTTCTCGGGAGCAGTGCTAGGGATACGTAATCCCTGCGCACATGAGTTCAAGTGGGTGGACGATGCAGAGACAGGGTTGGAGATACTTTGCTTCGCGCAGCATCTGCTCAAGAAGGCCAAAGTAGCGAGTCGAACCGAAGACGTCGTGGCTGATTGCCCCTAA
- the polA gene encoding DNA polymerase I, which translates to MHLLLVDGSAYIFRAFHALPQLNRKSDGLPVGCVQGFCNMLWKLMDDLKGEDAPTHMAVIFDHSAKTFRDDIYADYKAQRPPAPEELVPQFPLTRSATRAFNIACIEQEGWEADDIIATYACQAKHAGGKVTIVSSDKDLMQLVEPDDTIRMLDTIPRPGQPPLRWIGVEEVFKKFGVGPDKVIEVQALCGDSVDNVPGVPGIGVKTAAELINTYGTVENLLDHVDEIKQNARREKLREHAELARISKKLVTLEQDVPVVLSLDALERQPVEPGKLFPFLKAMEFATITKRLAGLLDANPDDWAADPELAAKGTGAVGFDNAARAEARQRRQEAEGRSDTPVVLHARAMHEATRAIPFNPDGYEIIRDAEHLGRWIEAIYREGLVATDTETTGLDNQTADLVGISLSTAPGNGAYIPLGHSDGENDLLGGGKAEGQMPIREALDLLKPVFADRSILKIFHNAKYDLGLLRRYGIEVQSIDDTLLLSYSLDGPQFNTMSELSEHWLGVSGIPIKELIGSGKTQKTFAQVPIADAARYAAEDSDLTIRLWRVLKPRLVAENMTSLYETIERPLAPVLARMESRGISIDRQILSRLSGEFAQRAAAIEAEAHELAGEKFNLGSPKQLGEILFDKMALPGGTKTKTGAWSTGADVLEDLAAKGIPLARAVVDWRQLTKLMGTYTDALPSYINARTGRVHTTYSQHSVLTGRLSSNDPNLQNIPVRTEDGRKIRSAFVAPPGKILISADYSQIELRVLAHIANIGALKDAFEEGLDIHAMTASEMFGVPVEGMPSEVRRRAKAINFGIIYGISAFGLANQLGIERSVAGEYIKTYFERFPGIRDYMDEQKRRVKKDGFVGTLFGRKINFPNANSHNPSERSFVERASINAPIQGTAADIIRRAMIRMEPALATAGIEADMLLQVHDELIFEVPEGTQEQAIPVIRNVMETAAEPAVRLTVPIRVDAHAAYNWDEAH; encoded by the coding sequence ATGCATTTGCTGCTCGTCGATGGCTCGGCCTATATCTTCCGCGCCTTCCACGCCCTGCCCCAGCTCAACCGCAAGTCGGATGGCCTGCCCGTGGGCTGCGTGCAGGGCTTCTGCAACATGCTCTGGAAGCTCATGGACGACCTCAAGGGCGAGGACGCGCCGACCCATATGGCCGTGATCTTCGACCATTCGGCCAAGACGTTCCGGGACGATATCTATGCCGATTACAAGGCGCAGCGGCCGCCGGCACCCGAAGAGCTGGTGCCGCAGTTTCCCCTGACGCGCTCGGCGACCCGGGCGTTCAACATCGCTTGCATCGAGCAGGAGGGCTGGGAGGCCGACGACATCATCGCCACCTATGCCTGCCAGGCCAAGCATGCCGGTGGCAAGGTGACAATCGTCAGCTCCGACAAGGACTTGATGCAGCTGGTCGAGCCCGATGACACCATTCGCATGCTCGACACCATCCCCCGCCCCGGCCAGCCGCCGCTCCGCTGGATCGGCGTTGAGGAGGTGTTCAAGAAGTTCGGCGTTGGCCCCGACAAGGTCATCGAGGTGCAGGCGCTGTGCGGCGATAGCGTCGATAATGTCCCCGGCGTCCCCGGAATCGGGGTCAAAACTGCTGCCGAACTGATCAACACTTATGGCACAGTCGAGAACCTTCTCGATCATGTCGACGAGATCAAGCAGAACGCCCGGCGCGAGAAGCTGCGCGAGCATGCCGAACTCGCCCGCATCAGCAAGAAGCTGGTGACGCTCGAGCAGGACGTGCCCGTGGTGCTGTCACTCGATGCGCTGGAGCGCCAACCGGTCGAACCAGGCAAGCTCTTTCCGTTTTTAAAGGCGATGGAGTTCGCCACCATCACCAAGCGGCTGGCCGGGCTGCTCGATGCCAACCCCGATGACTGGGCGGCAGATCCCGAACTTGCCGCCAAGGGAACTGGCGCGGTGGGCTTCGACAATGCGGCGCGGGCCGAGGCGCGGCAGCGCCGGCAGGAGGCGGAGGGGCGTTCGGACACGCCCGTGGTGCTCCATGCCCGCGCCATGCACGAGGCGACGCGCGCCATTCCGTTCAATCCGGATGGCTACGAGATCATCCGCGATGCCGAGCATCTGGGGCGCTGGATCGAGGCGATCTATCGCGAGGGGCTGGTCGCAACCGACACCGAAACCACCGGGCTCGACAACCAGACGGCGGACCTGGTCGGCATTTCGCTCTCCACCGCGCCAGGCAATGGCGCCTATATTCCGTTGGGGCATAGCGACGGCGAGAATGATCTTCTGGGCGGGGGCAAGGCCGAGGGGCAGATGCCCATTCGCGAGGCGCTGGATCTGCTCAAACCCGTCTTTGCCGACCGGTCCATCCTCAAGATCTTCCACAACGCCAAATATGATCTGGGCCTGCTGCGCCGCTATGGCATCGAGGTCCAGTCCATCGACGATACACTACTGCTGAGCTATTCGCTGGATGGCCCGCAGTTCAACACCATGAGCGAGCTTTCCGAGCACTGGCTGGGCGTCTCGGGCATTCCCATCAAGGAACTAATCGGCTCGGGCAAGACGCAAAAGACCTTTGCCCAGGTGCCCATCGCCGACGCTGCCCGCTATGCCGCCGAGGATTCCGATCTCACCATCCGCCTCTGGCGGGTACTGAAACCGCGCCTCGTGGCCGAAAACATGACCAGCCTTTACGAGACCATCGAGCGGCCGCTGGCGCCCGTGCTGGCGCGCATGGAGTCGCGCGGCATTTCCATCGACCGGCAGATCCTGTCGCGCCTTTCGGGCGAGTTCGCCCAGCGCGCCGCGGCCATCGAGGCGGAGGCGCATGAGTTGGCTGGCGAGAAGTTCAATCTGGGCTCCCCCAAGCAATTGGGCGAGATCCTTTTTGACAAGATGGCCCTGCCCGGCGGCACCAAGACCAAGACGGGCGCCTGGTCGACCGGCGCCGATGTGCTCGAGGACCTTGCCGCCAAGGGCATTCCGCTCGCCCGCGCCGTCGTCGACTGGCGCCAACTCACCAAGCTCATGGGCACCTATACCGATGCCCTGCCCAGCTACATCAATGCGCGCACTGGCCGCGTCCACACCACCTATTCGCAGCATTCGGTGTTGACGGGGCGGCTCTCGTCCAACGATCCGAACCTGCAGAACATCCCGGTGCGCACCGAGGATGGCCGCAAGATCCGCTCGGCCTTTGTGGCCCCGCCCGGCAAAATCCTGATCTCGGCCGACTATTCGCAGATCGAGCTGCGCGTCCTCGCCCATATCGCCAATATCGGCGCGCTCAAGGATGCCTTCGAGGAAGGGCTCGACATTCACGCCATGACGGCGAGCGAAATGTTCGGGGTGCCGGTGGAAGGCATGCCCAGCGAAGTGCGCCGCCGCGCCAAGGCGATTAATTTCGGCATCATCTACGGCATTTCGGCCTTCGGCCTCGCCAACCAGCTGGGCATCGAGCGCTCGGTAGCGGGCGAGTATATCAAGACCTATTTCGAGCGCTTCCCCGGCATCCGCGACTATATGGACGAGCAGAAGCGGCGGGTGAAAAAGGACGGCTTTGTCGGCACGCTCTTTGGCCGCAAGATCAACTTCCCCAATGCCAATTCGCACAATCCAAGCGAGCGCAGCTTTGTCGAGCGCGCCTCGATCAACGCTCCCATCCAGGGCACGGCCGCCGACATCATCCGCCGCGCCATGATCCGCATGGAACCCGCCCTCGCCACCGCCGGAATCGAAGCCGACATGCTCTTGCAGGTGCATGACGAACTGATCTTCGAAGTACCCGAAGGCACGCAGGAGCAGGCGATCCCCGTGATCCGCAACGTCATGGAAACCGCGGCCGAGCCAGCGGTCCGCCTAACCGTGCCGATCCGGGTAGACGCGCACGCGGCGTATAATTGGGACGAGGCGCATTAG
- a CDS encoding PAS domain-containing sensor histidine kinase: MAPDQLRKRWGFAVVAAAPLTLMTAVPALAQGVQAASFASAVPLSFAVGAGAFALLALAGIRSAKAESRAARQRAAGQVATLRAQLDEYEALLSGTREITVLWTENNVGDPKFLGQASAVLPVGRPPESALKFRSWLPANEAERLAERLEGLRVHGHAFDVVLTALDNRSVRASGWVLGGGAAMRLKPAFMPKAADGVDQPAPQDTGSARTMLSLLDQPAFLRGDGDQLIYANAAYFRLAKGLGRSGSPEAPPELLDATTLKQHLAACAAADGPAGLRINWPSQGSYELIEFSAGGGRAGYLRPVSTPEATVPGEASFAPIGGIIDALATPIAIFNGKRELVQFNQAYGNLWNLHPKFLALGLDERAILDKLRTEGQLPNQVDYQTWRTEHLKSYGRKAPHENDPWHLPDGRTVKVFSAPAGPEGGVIYVFEDITERLQLESTNKAFSNVQRETINALSEAVAVFGTNGRLTLSNPRLSALWKLPMNELGTNPHIDQIAEATGRAIPEDGASIWRDLKRGIIDLNPTRSDTTGRINRSDGRLLDYAITRLPDGQTMMTFLDVTESASYSKVLKERNDALVAADLLKDAFVENVSYELRSPLTNIIGFADLLANENGALSERQRAYVDYIRASSVTLGVLIDNILDLASVDAGIAELRPELLDVPGLVEKARAGLSATFPEISGERPINLVVDIEDNLPPFIADGTRVVQVLYNLLSNAARFSPPGGEIRLSISHRAGRMLFVIEDEGPGLTDEMKAAIQTRVDAPVGRQRGAGLGLSIVKTFVNLHGGTINTERREPRGSRIIVNLPRDSAMAGVAE, encoded by the coding sequence ATGGCGCCGGATCAACTCCGGAAGCGTTGGGGATTCGCGGTAGTGGCGGCAGCACCCCTCACCCTGATGACGGCAGTTCCGGCATTGGCTCAGGGTGTCCAGGCAGCCAGCTTTGCCAGCGCTGTCCCCTTGAGCTTTGCTGTGGGCGCCGGTGCCTTCGCGCTCCTGGCGCTTGCCGGCATCCGTTCCGCCAAGGCCGAAAGCCGGGCAGCCCGTCAACGGGCGGCGGGACAGGTTGCAACCCTCCGCGCGCAGCTCGATGAATACGAGGCTCTGCTTTCGGGAACGCGCGAGATCACCGTTCTGTGGACCGAGAACAACGTGGGCGACCCCAAATTCCTGGGCCAAGCTTCCGCTGTTCTCCCCGTCGGGCGCCCCCCCGAAAGCGCGCTCAAATTCCGCTCCTGGCTCCCGGCCAACGAGGCCGAACGTTTGGCCGAGCGGCTCGAAGGTCTGCGCGTGCACGGCCATGCTTTCGACGTCGTGCTCACAGCCCTCGACAACCGCTCGGTGCGGGCGAGTGGCTGGGTGCTGGGCGGCGGCGCGGCGATGCGCCTCAAGCCCGCCTTCATGCCCAAGGCGGCCGACGGTGTGGACCAACCTGCCCCCCAGGATACTGGCAGCGCGCGCACCATGCTGTCCTTGCTCGACCAGCCCGCCTTTCTGCGTGGCGACGGCGACCAGCTGATCTATGCCAACGCCGCCTATTTCCGCCTCGCCAAGGGGCTGGGCCGCAGCGGCAGCCCCGAAGCGCCGCCCGAGTTGCTTGATGCGACCACGCTCAAGCAGCATCTAGCCGCCTGTGCCGCCGCTGATGGTCCGGCCGGCTTGCGCATCAACTGGCCCAGCCAGGGCAGCTATGAGCTGATCGAGTTTTCCGCCGGTGGCGGCCGGGCCGGCTATCTCCGCCCCGTCAGCACGCCCGAAGCCACTGTTCCTGGCGAGGCCAGTTTCGCACCGATCGGCGGCATTATCGACGCGCTCGCCACGCCCATTGCCATCTTCAATGGGAAGCGCGAACTGGTGCAGTTCAACCAGGCCTATGGCAATCTATGGAACCTCCACCCCAAATTCCTCGCCCTAGGCCTTGATGAGCGCGCCATTCTCGACAAGCTGCGCACCGAGGGCCAATTGCCCAACCAGGTCGACTACCAGACCTGGCGCACCGAGCACCTCAAATCCTATGGCCGCAAGGCGCCGCACGAGAACGATCCCTGGCACCTGCCCGACGGACGCACCGTCAAGGTCTTTTCAGCGCCCGCCGGCCCAGAGGGCGGTGTCATCTATGTTTTCGAGGACATTACCGAGCGCCTCCAGCTCGAATCTACCAACAAAGCCTTTTCCAATGTGCAGCGTGAAACCATTAACGCGCTCTCGGAAGCCGTGGCGGTGTTCGGCACCAATGGCCGGCTGACGCTGTCCAACCCACGGCTCTCGGCGCTCTGGAAGCTGCCGATGAACGAGCTAGGCACTAATCCCCACATCGACCAGATCGCCGAAGCCACTGGCCGCGCCATCCCCGAGGACGGGGCGAGCATCTGGCGCGATCTCAAGCGCGGCATCATCGATCTCAACCCCACCCGCTCCGACACGACCGGCCGCATCAATCGTTCTGACGGGCGCCTGCTCGATTATGCCATCACCCGCCTGCCCGACGGGCAGACCATGATGACCTTTCTCGATGTCACCGAGAGCGCTAGCTATTCCAAGGTGCTCAAGGAGCGCAACGACGCGCTGGTCGCCGCCGACCTGCTCAAGGACGCCTTTGTCGAGAACGTCTCTTACGAACTGCGCTCGCCGCTGACCAACATCATCGGCTTTGCCGACCTGCTCGCCAACGAGAACGGAGCGCTGAGCGAGCGCCAGCGCGCCTATGTCGACTATATCCGGGCCTCTTCGGTCACCTTGGGCGTCCTTATCGACAATATCCTCGACCTTGCCTCGGTCGATGCCGGCATCGCCGAGTTGCGCCCTGAACTCCTCGACGTGCCCGGCCTCGTCGAAAAAGCCCGCGCCGGGCTTTCGGCCACCTTCCCCGAAATCTCGGGCGAACGGCCGATCAATCTTGTGGTCGATATCGAGGACAATCTGCCCCCCTTTATCGCCGATGGCACGCGCGTGGTGCAGGTGCTCTACAATCTGCTCTCCAACGCCGCGCGCTTCTCGCCGCCCGGCGGGGAAATCCGGCTCAGCATCAGCCATCGCGCCGGCCGCATGCTCTTTGTCATCGAGGATGAGGGCCCCGGCCTCACCGATGAGATGAAGGCGGCCATCCAGACCCGCGTTGATGCTCCGGTCGGCCGTCAGCGCGGAGCGGGCCTTGGCCTCTCCATCGTCAAGACCTTCGTTAACCTCCATGGCGGCACCATCAACACCGAGCGGCGCGAGCCACGCGGCAGCCGCATCATCGTCAACCTGCCGCGCGACAGCGCCATGGCGGGCGTTGCCGAATAA
- a CDS encoding DUF2171 domain-containing protein: MADLSAIREHMDVYGADGAHVGTVDHVEGDRIKLTKADSGMGQHKGHHHFIPGNLVAEVEDGAVRLSANGDVAVTLEEEADGKDTLGS, translated from the coding sequence GTGGCCGATCTCAGTGCGATCCGCGAGCATATGGATGTTTATGGCGCCGATGGCGCGCATGTGGGGACCGTCGATCATGTCGAGGGCGACCGCATCAAGCTCACCAAGGCCGATAGCGGCATGGGCCAGCACAAGGGCCACCACCATTTCATCCCCGGCAACCTCGTGGCCGAAGTCGAAGATGGGGCGGTGCGCCTGTCGGCCAATGGCGATGTGGCGGTGACCCTCGAAGAAGAAGCGGACGGCAAGGACACGTTGGGCAGCTAG
- a CDS encoding DUF1810 domain-containing protein yields MDGALVTQFLDAQNSIYPDVLRELRIGAKRTHWMWFIFPQIAGLGSSEMARRFALPGLEAARDYLAHPILGGRLRECTSAVLLHGHDGPAPRTLSDIFGHPDDLKFGSSMTLFHRAAPEEDLFGQALEVFFGGKEDAETLKRL; encoded by the coding sequence ATGGACGGCGCGCTGGTCACCCAATTTCTTGACGCGCAGAACAGCATCTACCCCGATGTGCTGCGCGAGTTGCGCATCGGCGCCAAGCGCACGCACTGGATGTGGTTCATCTTCCCCCAGATTGCGGGGCTGGGATCGAGCGAGATGGCGCGGCGCTTTGCCCTGCCGGGCCTTGAGGCGGCGCGCGACTATCTCGCCCATCCCATCCTGGGCGGACGCCTGCGGGAATGCACGAGCGCGGTGCTGTTGCATGGCCACGACGGCCCGGCACCGCGGACACTAAGCGACATTTTCGGCCATCCCGACGACCTTAAATTTGGCTCCTCGATGACGCTATTCCATCGCGCCGCGCCCGAAGAGGACTTGTTCGGGCAAGCGCTCGAGGTGTTCTTTGGCGGCAAAGAAGACGCCGAGACCCTCAAGCGCCTCTAG
- a CDS encoding response regulator transcription factor, giving the protein MPKIALVDDDRNILTSVSLTLEAEGYAVATYTDGASGLEGLTADKPDLAILDIKMPRMDGMELLRRLRQKSDVPVIFLTSKDEEIDELFGLKMGADDFITKPFSQRLLVERVKAILRRSAPRDPSAPTGAGGEPAPSKALIERGSLVMDEERHTCTWKGQRVTLTVTEFLILQALALRPGVVKSRNALMDAAYDDQVYVDDRTIDSHIKRLRKKFKATDDDFEMIETLYGVGYRFKEQ; this is encoded by the coding sequence ATGCCAAAGATCGCCCTGGTGGATGACGACCGCAATATTCTGACGTCGGTGTCGCTGACACTGGAGGCGGAAGGCTATGCGGTCGCGACTTATACTGATGGTGCCTCGGGCCTTGAGGGGCTTACCGCCGACAAGCCCGATCTTGCCATTCTTGATATCAAGATGCCCCGCATGGACGGCATGGAATTGCTGCGGCGCCTGCGGCAAAAGTCGGACGTACCGGTGATCTTCCTCACCTCCAAGGACGAGGAGATCGATGAGTTGTTCGGGCTCAAGATGGGCGCGGACGATTTCATCACCAAGCCGTTCAGCCAGCGCCTCCTGGTAGAGCGGGTCAAGGCGATCCTGCGTCGTTCGGCACCGCGTGATCCTTCTGCCCCAACCGGTGCCGGTGGCGAGCCTGCGCCCAGCAAGGCACTGATCGAGCGCGGCTCGCTCGTGATGGACGAGGAGCGCCACACCTGCACCTGGAAGGGGCAGCGCGTGACCCTGACCGTCACCGAATTCCTGATCCTCCAGGCCCTGGCGTTGCGGCCCGGCGTGGTCAAGTCGCGCAATGCTTTGATGGACGCCGCCTATGACGACCAGGTCTATGTGGATGACCGCACCATCGACAGCCACATCAAGCGCCTGCGCAAGAAGTTCAAGGCGACGGACGACGACTTCGAGATGATCGAGACCCTTTATGGGGTCGGCTATCGGTTTAAAGAGCAGTAA
- the tsaE gene encoding tRNA (adenosine(37)-N6)-threonylcarbamoyltransferase complex ATPase subunit type 1 TsaE: protein MERFLPDDAATAALGAELAASLKGGDIVVLQGDLGAGKTALARAIIRILAGDPALEVPSPTFALIQPYDTPRGPVLHADLYRLGDPREVDELGLLDNPGAIVLVEWAERAPELVEAATVTVHLAIPPGGVGRQVLIERN from the coding sequence ATGGAGCGCTTCCTCCCCGACGACGCAGCGACGGCAGCCCTGGGCGCCGAACTCGCCGCAAGCCTCAAGGGCGGGGACATCGTGGTGCTCCAAGGCGATCTGGGTGCCGGCAAGACGGCGCTGGCCCGCGCGATCATCCGCATCCTTGCCGGGGACCCGGCCCTCGAAGTGCCATCGCCCACCTTCGCGCTGATCCAGCCCTATGACACGCCGCGGGGCCCGGTTCTGCATGCCGATCTCTACCGGCTGGGCGATCCGCGCGAGGTCGATGAACTGGGCCTGCTCGACAATCCCGGCGCCATTGTCCTCGTGGAATGGGCCGAGCGCGCGCCCGAACTGGTCGAGGCCGCCACCGTCACCGTCCACCTTGCCATTCCGCCCGGCGGCGTTGGACGGCAGGTGTTAATCGAGCGGAACTGA
- the pckA gene encoding phosphoenolpyruvate carboxykinase (ATP) encodes MSQFDHNTLRNRVGASAAELSPNDVEAVLVARAVAAGGAELTADGAVSVRTGAFTGRSPKDKFIVRDALTAETVWWDNSAAMSPENFDLLLADVEAALAGSTIYRQDLLAGADPDHQYKVTVLTPSAWHALFIRNLLIRPGEGIPESDRGREVTIVHAPHFKADPQRHGSRTETVVALDMSRNIVVIGGTLYAGEIKKSVFSLFNFHAPSDGVLPMHCSANAGPDGQSALFFGLSGTGKTTLSNDPARPLIGDDEHGWGENGIFNLEGGCYAKTVKLSPEAEPEIFAATKRFGTVLENVVLDAAKRPLFDDVSLTENTRAAYPIHVLPAIAKGSVGGTPKTVVFLTADAFGVLPPIARLTPDQAVYHFLSGYTAKVAGTERGVTEPQATFSACFGAPFMPLHPTVYGRMLEDKLRESGAAAWLINTGWTGGGYGVGKRLDLASTRRLLAAALDGSLDDVPTRTDELFGLAVPLEVPGVDTRLLTPRDTWADAEAYDLQAAHLAGLFRQNFEKFGNAADAAPGPRFAEAAE; translated from the coding sequence ATGAGCCAGTTCGACCATAACACCTTGCGAAACCGGGTCGGCGCCAGTGCCGCCGAATTGTCCCCCAACGACGTGGAAGCGGTACTGGTTGCGCGCGCCGTCGCTGCCGGCGGAGCGGAGTTGACGGCTGACGGCGCGGTTTCCGTGCGTACGGGGGCTTTTACCGGCCGCTCGCCGAAGGACAAGTTCATTGTTCGAGACGCGCTCACGGCCGAGACGGTCTGGTGGGACAACTCCGCTGCCATGTCTCCCGAAAACTTCGATCTGCTGCTGGCAGACGTGGAGGCCGCTCTGGCGGGCAGCACCATCTACCGGCAGGACCTGCTTGCAGGTGCTGACCCCGACCACCAGTACAAGGTGACCGTGCTGACGCCCAGTGCCTGGCACGCGCTCTTCATCCGTAATCTCCTGATCCGCCCCGGTGAAGGCATTCCCGAAAGCGATCGGGGACGAGAGGTCACCATTGTGCATGCCCCACACTTCAAGGCCGACCCGCAGCGCCATGGGAGCCGCACCGAGACGGTGGTCGCGCTCGACATGAGCCGCAACATTGTCGTCATCGGCGGCACGCTTTATGCCGGCGAGATCAAGAAGAGCGTCTTCTCGCTCTTTAACTTCCATGCGCCCAGCGACGGCGTTCTGCCCATGCACTGTTCGGCCAATGCCGGGCCGGATGGGCAGAGCGCCCTGTTCTTCGGTCTGTCGGGGACTGGCAAGACGACGCTCTCTAATGATCCCGCGCGTCCGCTGATCGGGGACGACGAGCATGGCTGGGGAGAAAACGGCATCTTCAATCTTGAGGGGGGGTGCTATGCCAAGACCGTCAAGCTCAGCCCCGAAGCGGAGCCCGAGATCTTCGCTGCCACGAAGCGGTTCGGCACGGTGCTCGAGAATGTGGTGCTCGATGCGGCCAAGCGGCCCCTCTTCGACGATGTCTCGTTGACCGAGAACACGCGAGCGGCCTATCCCATCCATGTTTTGCCCGCTATCGCCAAGGGCAGCGTGGGGGGCACGCCAAAAACCGTTGTGTTCCTAACAGCCGACGCTTTCGGCGTCTTGCCGCCGATTGCCCGGCTCACGCCCGACCAGGCTGTCTATCATTTTCTCTCTGGCTACACTGCCAAGGTGGCCGGCACTGAGCGTGGCGTCACCGAACCCCAGGCTACCTTCTCCGCCTGCTTCGGCGCTCCCTTCATGCCGCTCCATCCCACGGTTTATGGCCGGATGCTCGAGGACAAGCTGCGCGAGAGCGGCGCGGCTGCCTGGCTGATCAATACCGGCTGGACGGGAGGTGGATATGGCGTCGGCAAGCGCCTCGATCTGGCGTCCACGCGCCGCCTGCTGGCTGCTGCGCTCGATGGCTCGCTTGACGATGTGCCGACCCGCACCGACGAACTCTTTGGCCTAGCTGTGCCGCTCGAAGTTCCCGGCGTCGACACGCGCCTTCTGACCCCGCGTGACACTTGGGCCGATGCCGAGGCCTATGATCTTCAAGCAGCTCATCTGGCCGGTCTCTTCCGCCAGAACTTCGAAAAGTTCGGCAATGCTGCCGACGCTGCGCCGGGCCCGCGTTTCGCGGAGGCAGCCGAGTAG